A genome region from Erigeron canadensis isolate Cc75 chromosome 3, C_canadensis_v1, whole genome shotgun sequence includes the following:
- the LOC122592496 gene encoding uncharacterized protein LOC122592496, which produces MRHSVQHNALQIVQNDWPISKILTPSDVDITHPFLTLPRQPVETHILIHLTQLERDYLLNKEQVSIDAQDDDTGDVYMMKLKWSGSYYNLIGKWGRIVRSKGLEAGKEIKLSFYNGCLHFSVPLHQTPPVQQQQQQQQPPQSVPAPVVRHVPAPVVRQNHWPIKKVLTLSDVDTNHPFLPLTRRSVEDHILVHWTPQQRELLRNEEQVNLNARDVDTDDIYVMKLRWRGNYYNLIGKWGKIVKRKGLGVGKEIKIRWANGCLNFSVPYEQVVAPTAVPVMMSHQEDWPIRKVLTSSDVDINHPFLTLPGKSVEDHILLYWASQAREQLRNEHQINVNARDDDTNDVFLMKLKWRGSYYNLIGKWGQIIRGKMLQVGQEIRVRWDNGFLVFSVPQS; this is translated from the coding sequence ATGAGGCACTCTGTACAAcataatgcattacaaatagTACAAAATGATTGGCCCATCAGCAAGATTCTCACCCCTTCAGACGTTGATATCACCCATCCATTCCTCACTCTACCGCGCCAACCAGTAGAAACACACATCCTCATTCATCTAACACAACTCGAGAGAGATTATTTACTTAACAAAGAACAAGTATCCATTGATGCTCAAGATGATGACACTGGAGATGTGTACatgatgaaattaaaatggAGCGGCAGTTACTATAATCTTATTGGCAAATGGGGGAGAATTGTGAGAAGTAAGGGACTTGAAGCTGGGAAGGAGATTAAACTAAGCTTTTATAATGGATGTTTACACTTTTCCGTTCCACTTCATCAAACTCCACctgtacaacaacaacaacaacaacaacaaccacctCAAAGTGTTCCTGCGCCAGTGGTGCGTCACGTTCCTGCACCAGTGGTGCGTCAAAACCACTGGCCAATCAAAAAGGTCTTAACACTATCTGATGTGGACACCAATCATCCTTTTCTACCTTTGACACGTAGATCAGTTGAAGATCATATTCTTGTCCATTGGACACCTCAGCAAAGAGAGCTTTTGAGAAATGAAGAACAAGTAAATTTAAATGCACGCGATGTAGATACAGATGATATATACGTAATGAAGCTGAGGTGGCGTggaaattattataatttaataggAAAATGGGGCAAAATTGTAAAAAGAAAGGGACTTGGTGTAGGGAAAGAGATCAAGATTCGCTGGGCTAATGGGTGCTTAAACTTTTCTGTCCCGTATGAACAGGTGGTGGCTCCAACAGCGGTTCCTGTTATGATGAGTCATCAAGAGGATTGGCCGATTAGGAaggtgctgacatcatcagacGTGGACATAAATCATCCGTTTCTTACATTACCCGGTAAGTCAGTTGAAGATCATATTCTTTTGTATTGGGCTTCTCAGGCACGAGAACAATTAAGAAACGAACACCAAATAAACGTGAACGCCCGAGATGATGACACGAACGACGTGTTTTTAATGAAGTTAAAGTGGCGTGGTAGTTACTATAATCTTATCGGGAAATGGGGTCAGATTATTAGAGGGAAGATGCTGCAAGTTGGGCAGGAGATTAGAGTTCGTTGGGATAATGGGTTTCTGGTTTTCTCAGTTCCTCAATCTTAA